Proteins encoded together in one Salmo trutta chromosome 3, fSalTru1.1, whole genome shotgun sequence window:
- the LOC115164898 gene encoding uncharacterized protein LOC115164898 — protein MSRVCKLLESFGHQVVCVHTTETMHRALPIYLSVFLISSVFAGGSWCANTARARAAALGLDLPRTQFVPYHFRPTRHRSFDPIKTHYENNYGPKEAEFEPILPHNGKIQGDGYPSDWAYGQVFPRGFQPKPSTLNHHGSDPSLADSSFSHSVYTPRGQFVSSYKSNFEQVKNSVPRPNVMVAPSQFEYSENVDNRGYYNPVVVQPVASRRRTAQSVVSRPQSRGAVPYGKSILWSWPQ, from the exons ATGTCAAGAGTTTGTAAGTTACTTGAATCATTTGGTCATCAGGTAGTTTGTGTCCATACCACTGAAACAATGCATCGAGCTCTGCCCATATATCTAAG TGTCTTTTTGATTAGCTCTGTCTTTGCTGGAGGTTCCTGGTGTGCCAACACAGCAAGag CCCGAGCAGCTGCCCTGGGTTTGGACCTCCCTAGGACCCAGTTTGTCCCTTACCATTTTCGACCAACACGCCATAGAAGTTTTGATCCCATCAAAACCCACTATGAAAATAATTATGGCCCCAAAGAGGCTGAGTTTGAGCCTATCCTTCCACACAATGGTAAAATTCAAGGGGATGGATATCCAAGTGACTGGGCCTATGGACAAGTCTTCCCCAGAGGCTTTCAACCCAAACCGTCTACACTAAACCATCACGGTTCTGATCCCAGTTTGGCTGACTCCTCTTTCAGCCATTCTGTCTACACTCCCAGGGGACAATTTGTTAGCAGCTACAAGTCCAACTTTGAGCAGGTCAAGAATTCTGTACCTCGACCAAATGTAATGGTAGCCCCTAGTCAGTTTGAGTACTCAGAGAACGTGGACAATCGAGGCTACTATAATCCTGTTGTAGTTCAGCCTGTCGCCAGCAGACGTAGAACAGCCCAGAGTGTCGTTTCACGACCCCAGAGCAGAGGTGCTGTACCCTATGGAAAAAGTATCCTGTGGTCCTGGCCACAGTAG